The candidate division WOR-3 bacterium genome includes the window AATAACTCTCACTAAAAAAAGATCAACACAAGTAATTCGACTGTGAAGGGGTTTAAAAGTCTGGGCACATATTATATAATGATTACCTGTCTCTTCGGTTGGACCAATTATGTGATTATTGCTAAATAAACCCGTAGAACTGATGTCCAGTTCTGGAAAATTGAACTCCACTTCATCCATTGTCATTATAGTATCAAGCATGTATTTTTTTACAAAATGATCATTGTCGTTGGGATAATTTCTGAATGAAGACCGTTCTTTATAATCCCCATCTGAATTATTTATTTTATCAAGACTGAAGTCAGGTTCAAGCGGATGACTTCCGCCAGCATAAAATTCTTTATCAGGAAATACTGAACTCTCTACCCCTTGAACAACAGCCGAAATATTTTCATAATTATTTATGAGAAATGACTTAAATTTATTCATATTCTTTATATATAGGTGTCTATTTAGTAAATCATATGGGTGCTTGAATAAAAAATTAAAAGGACCGTAAGGAAAATGCATATATAAAATTACATCGATATTTTTTGCAGTAAAAAGAGGAAAGTAAGCTTTCCAAGTAGAATCCAGCATAACATGCGTAAAACCTCTCAACCTCAAAGTATCAATTCTGGCATTTATTGCTTCATCAGTAAGCGCAGACCCATCTGGATGATCAAATATTGACTCTCCTCTCCAGTATATCGCCTGCTTGGGTTCGGAGAAGGAGAGAGAGGTCAGTAAAAACAGCAATAACAATGAACAGAACAACAGTTTTTTGGGCAGAGATAAATATTTCATGGACATCAGATCACCGCCTTTCTGTTTGTGCAGACCTTGTGTAAATTTCAATTTACCCAATGAACTAAACAATTCCAGAGAAATTGCTTCGTAATTGTCTGCATTTTTTATGAAACTTTGGACGACAACCACATAGTTTTGTATTCTAATACTTTTATAAACTTTGTCAATTCAAAATATACAATAATATGTTAAATTGAATTATTACTGATTATTTGATTTATTACAAATTATCGACGAATATGACAAAATATTGAATAACCTTTTTTCTATTATCTATTAACAATGATAACTAAATATTCGTATAAAAGACTTTACAAAGCCTTTTAATAATGTTATGTACCGATAACTCCGAGTCTTTGGGGCTAAAACCATGGGGGTCACGCCCGAAGAACGTCAGGGTTGGACCGGAAACAGTCCAGCCTTCCACCTTTGAAAAGGAGAAAATTAATATGGAATTATTCACGAGAAGCCAGTCCCCTTAAGAGCATTTTCCCCGCGAATTTCTAAAATCCAAAACAAACACGAGGAGTGTATATGAACAATGCAGTATTCAATTTTGACGTCCCCCAGAACGAACCCATTTATGAATATTCAAAAGATTCAAAGGAAAGAGAAGCCCTCGTCAAAGAGCTGGATAAACAGGCTTCGGAAAAGATAGACATCCCTTTGATAATCGGCGGAAAAGAGGTAAGGACAGGCGACACCGGAAATGTCGTCATGCCGCATCTCCATTCGCACGTTTTGGCAACCTACCACAGAGCAGGAAAAAAGGAAGTTTCTCGGGCAATAGATGAGGCGAAGAAGGCAAAAGATGAATGGATGAACATGTCCTGGACGGAAAGAGCGTCCATTATGCTGAAAGCGGCAGAGCTTCTTTCAAAAAAATATAGATACCTGATAAACGCTTCGACGATGCTCGGGCAGGGCAAAAACGCTTTCCAGGCAGAAATTGACGCGGCGTGCGAGACCATCGACTTTCTGAGATTCAACGCAAATTACATATCAATAATATACAACGAACAGCCGAAATCCTCACAGGGCATTCTCAACAGGATGGAATACAGGCCACTGGAAGGTTTCATTTACACGATTTCACCCTTCAACTTCACCGCGATTGCCTCAAATCTCAACATGGCGCCGTGCCTCATGGGAAACACGATGGTCTGGAAACCGGCCTCCACTTCGCTTCTTTCGAATTACTATCTCATGAAAATCTTCATGGAAGCCGGTATACCGGCCGGAGTGATAAATTTTCTGCCGGGATCCGGTAGCACGATCAGCGAAGTCGCGCTTTCTGACAGAGAACTCTCAGGAATTCATTTCACGGGATCGAACGCGACCTTCAACACATTGTGGAAAACCGTCGCACAGAACCTCGACAAATACAGGTCGTACCCTAAAGTTGTAGGTGAAACAGGAGGTAAAGATTTCATTTTTGCCCATTGTTCGGCAATTCCGGAACAAGTCGCCACGGCAATTGTCAGAGGCGCATTTGAATACCAGGGTCAGAAATGTTCTGCCGCTTCCCGCGCTTACATTCCCCGTTCCATGTGGAAACAGGTCAAAGAAAAAATCATCTCCGACATCGGGAAGATTAAAATAGGAGACGTCAGAGATTTCACCAATTTTGTCAATGCAGTCATCGACAAGAATTCCTTCGACAATATTGTCGGATACATAGAAAATGCGAGAAAAAGCCCCGAAGCCGACATTATTGCCGGCGGCAAGTACGACGATGGAACCGGATATTTCATCCATCCGACGGTTATCGAAGTTAAGAATCCTCATTTCATAACCATGGAAGAAGAAATGTTCGGTCCAGTAATGTCCATTTTTGTCTACGACGACGACAAGTACGAAGAAACACTGAAGATTTGCGATTCTACTTCACCTTACGGTCTGACCGGTTCAATATTCTCCCAGGACCGCTCAATGTCTGTTAAAGCCTGCAGGTATCTCAGATACGCCGCCGGAAATTTCTACTACAACGACAAACCGACGGGGGCAATGGTCGGACAACAGCCTTTCGGCGGATCCAGAGCATCCGGAACAAATGATAAATCCGGAAGTTATTTGAATCTATTACGCTGGACAAATCCGAGAACCGTTAAAGAAACTTTCCTCCCACCGGAAAATTTTGAATATGATTACATGAAAGAATGATTTTCAATCTGAAAGAAAGGG containing:
- the pruA gene encoding L-glutamate gamma-semialdehyde dehydrogenase, which codes for MNNAVFNFDVPQNEPIYEYSKDSKEREALVKELDKQASEKIDIPLIIGGKEVRTGDTGNVVMPHLHSHVLATYHRAGKKEVSRAIDEAKKAKDEWMNMSWTERASIMLKAAELLSKKYRYLINASTMLGQGKNAFQAEIDAACETIDFLRFNANYISIIYNEQPKSSQGILNRMEYRPLEGFIYTISPFNFTAIASNLNMAPCLMGNTMVWKPASTSLLSNYYLMKIFMEAGIPAGVINFLPGSGSTISEVALSDRELSGIHFTGSNATFNTLWKTVAQNLDKYRSYPKVVGETGGKDFIFAHCSAIPEQVATAIVRGAFEYQGQKCSAASRAYIPRSMWKQVKEKIISDIGKIKIGDVRDFTNFVNAVIDKNSFDNIVGYIENARKSPEADIIAGGKYDDGTGYFIHPTVIEVKNPHFITMEEEMFGPVMSIFVYDDDKYEETLKICDSTSPYGLTGSIFSQDRSMSVKACRYLRYAAGNFYYNDKPTGAMVGQQPFGGSRASGTNDKSGSYLNLLRWTNPRTVKETFLPPENFEYDYMKE